GCCGATTTTTTTCAGCTTTAACCCTTGCTTTACGACATCCGGATGATCCTTTGACATCAAGATAGCATCCTGATAGCCGAGAAAATCGGGGGCATGCAGCATGTAGATATGCAAGGCATGGCTTTCAATCCATTCGCCGCAATATAGCAAACGCCGCAGTTCGCGAAGCTGGCCATCCACCTTGACTCCGCATATGCTTTCCATAGCATGAACTGAACTCATCTGGTAGGCGACCGGACAGATGCCGCAGATACGAGCCGTAATATCCGGTGCTTCCGTGAATTTTCTGCCGCGCAGGAAAGCCTCAAAAAAACGAGGCGGTTCAAATATCTTGAGCTTGGCGGATGTAACCTTGTCGCCTTTTATTTTGATATCTAACCCGCCTTCACCCTCAACACGAGCTAAGTAATCTACTTTTATAGTTCTACTTTTCATGGGCTTCGCTCTCTTTCCTGAATGGCTCTGCGTAAGCATTGAATCCTCTTAAAGCCCTTATAATGTCATCTTTACTAACGCCCAGTTTGCTGTAACAATTGCTGAGCGAGCTGGTATTAGGGGTTTCTTTCGGGCCAAAACAGCTGTAACAACCGCGATTAAACGAGGGACAAATCGCATCGCATCCGGCTTGTGTTACCGGTCCCAAACATGGAGTTCCATGAGCCACCATCACACAGACATTGCCTTTTCTTTTGCACTCCATGCACAAGCTGTAGGAGGGAATATTAGGTTTTCTGCCGTTTAGCAAGGCGCTTATAAGCTCAACCAACTGATATTTATTAATCGGACAGCCGCGCAGCTCGAAATCTACGAAAACATGGTCGGCTATCGGAGTCGACTTGTTTAACGTTTTGATATATTCCGGGTTTGCATATACTATAGAGATAAATTCATTAACATCTTTGAAATTTCGCAGGGCTTGAATGCCTCCCGCTGTGGCGCAAGCGCCGATAGTAACAAGAATCTTTGAGATTCGGCGGATTTTATGAATGCGTTCCGCATCATGAGGTGTAGTTATCGAACCCTCCACCAATGAAAGGTCATACGGGCCTTTGGCAATTGCCCGCGAGGCTTCCGGGAAATTTGCAATATCAACAGCGCCGGCAACCGTTAGCAATTCATCCTCGCAATCCAAAAGACTTAACTGACAGCCGTCGCATGAAGCGAATTTCCAAACAGCAAGCTTTGGTTTTCGTATTGGAGTCATATTAAATTTCCCGTTTCAAATATATGTCTTTAATATAATCATAACAATAAACCGGCCCGTCCTTGCATATAAATTCCGACCCCATCTGGCAATGACCGCAGAGACCTATACCGCATTTCATATTTCTTTCCATTGAAACATAGATTCGGTCATCGGAGATGCCCCTTTTCTGAAGCGATAGCGCCGTGAAACGCATCATAATTTCAGGTCCGCAAACCATGGCGATTGAACTCAATGGATCAAAGGGGGCTTTACCTATCAGGTTGGTTACAACTCCGACATTGCCTTTCCAGTCGCCGGCAGCGCGATCGACAGTGATATGGGTTTCTATATCAAACCGCGACCGCAGCTTCATTAATTCCTTACGGAAAAGGATGTCATCGGGCGTTCTGGTTCCATATAAAATCACGACTTTTCCGTATTCTTCTCTATGCGCCAAGACATGATATACAACCGGACGCAATGGCGCCAAACCTATGCCGCCCGCCACTATTACAACATCATAGCCGTAAGCTTTCTCTGCCGGCCAGCTTGTGCCATAGGGACCGCGTATGCCAATGGAATCGCCGGTTTTTAATTTCCACATCGCCTTGGTAACATTTCCGACAGCTCGCGTCGTATGCACCAATATATTTTGTTTGCTTGGGTTGCCGCTAATAGAAATCGGCACTTCACCCACTCCAAAGACATAAAGCATATTGAATTGCCCCGGAGTAAATGAATGATTTTTGACTCGACCCTTGGGAACCAACTCCATCGTGAAAGTATCATGGGTCTCCTTAATCACCCGTTCAACAAGATAGGGCTGAGTCGACATCGGGTCGGCCATAAGAGCCTCGCTGGACGAATTATTCTTCTGTTTGCGGGCCATAAATATCCATTAACTGCAGTCTGGTAGCATTCATCCGTTCGGCTATCACCAGTGCGAATCGTTTCATTATCTCATAACCAAAATCGTGGTCATCATCACATTTTCCTCTGAGGCATTTGCCGTCAAGAGCAACTGCCCGAGTCATCTCTAAAGCGCGGGCATCAAAATGCCAGTGATAAGGGGGCACCAGCCATGACCATCCGGTTACCTCCCCTTCCTTTCTGGTTTGAATAACAACTGCTCCCTTTTGTGGAATGAAAGTTTCGATATTTACTTTGCCCTGACGAATGAAATAGAACGAGTTGGCTTCCTCTCCCTCGCGAAATAAAAATTCGCCGGGTTTGAAGACAACATTTGACGCACAACCGGTGAGCAATTTGATATGCCGGTCTGCAAGCCCCTTAAGGAAGGGCTGTTCCACTAATACTCGCTCAAGCATTTCCATCTTCTACATCCTTTTTATAAATGGACGCATCATTTATTGATTTCGCTTTCTTCAATAATTGAAGCTTCTTCGGTTATATCTATACCTGCAGGACACCACGTGATGCAGCGTCCGCAGCCTACACAACCCGACATGCCGAACTGGTCGTGCCAGGCGGCTAATTTATGCATCATCCATTGACGGTAGCGGGACATCGGTGAAATACGGATACTGCCTCCGGCTATATAGGAGAAATCTAAAGTAAAACATGAATCCCATACACGCCGCCTTTGAGCTATTTGCCCTGACAGATCGGTAGTATCCTCTATGGTAGTACAGAAACAAGTAGGGCAAACCATAGTGCAATTACCGCAGGTAAGA
This portion of the Candidatus Zixiibacteriota bacterium genome encodes:
- a CDS encoding oxidoreductase, producing the protein MTPIRKPKLAVWKFASCDGCQLSLLDCEDELLTVAGAVDIANFPEASRAIAKGPYDLSLVEGSITTPHDAERIHKIRRISKILVTIGACATAGGIQALRNFKDVNEFISIVYANPEYIKTLNKSTPIADHVFVDFELRGCPINKYQLVELISALLNGRKPNIPSYSLCMECKRKGNVCVMVAHGTPCLGPVTQAGCDAICPSFNRGCYSCFGPKETPNTSSLSNCYSKLGVSKDDIIRALRGFNAYAEPFRKESEAHEK
- a CDS encoding FAD/NAD(P)-binding protein, with amino-acid sequence MADPMSTQPYLVERVIKETHDTFTMELVPKGRVKNHSFTPGQFNMLYVFGVGEVPISISGNPSKQNILVHTTRAVGNVTKAMWKLKTGDSIGIRGPYGTSWPAEKAYGYDVVIVAGGIGLAPLRPVVYHVLAHREEYGKVVILYGTRTPDDILFRKELMKLRSRFDIETHITVDRAAGDWKGNVGVVTNLIGKAPFDPLSSIAMVCGPEIMMRFTALSLQKRGISDDRIYVSMERNMKCGIGLCGHCQMGSEFICKDGPVYCYDYIKDIYLKREI
- a CDS encoding cyclic nucleotide-binding domain-containing protein; its protein translation is MEMLERVLVEQPFLKGLADRHIKLLTGCASNVVFKPGEFLFREGEEANSFYFIRQGKVNIETFIPQKGAVVIQTRKEGEVTGWSWLVPPYHWHFDARALEMTRAVALDGKCLRGKCDDDHDFGYEIMKRFALVIAERMNATRLQLMDIYGPQTEE